The DNA window TGACGAGGACCGGCTGGCCGCCGCAAGGGCGGCCGTTAACAAGGCTAAAGTCGCGCTAGGGGAACGTGGGCCCGTCTGGTGGACCGACGGTGCCAAGGACTTCAACCGGCATCTGGTCAAGAATACGCCGTATGCGGACTGGTTTGCGTCGGTCGAAGACAGTCAGGACTGACAGCTCGCGCCCATCGTCGGCACGCAACCCGCAACGCATCCGGGTACGGCCACCGACAGCTCAACCAGACAGCTTAACCGAGCGGCTCAGCCAGGCGGTTACTTGAGCCCCATACAGTTGGAGTAGTAAGTCGTGGTTGCGGGCCAGTCCGAGAAAACCCCAATAACGCCCACCTCCCGCGCCAGCACGTCGATCACGGTAAAGACATCACCGTCGTTGTCGATGGCATCACTAATGGTTTGGTGATACCAGCCACCGCCGCTGGCCAGGGGACCGCTGCGTTCGACCGTCCAGGCAATCAGGTCCAGCCCAGCGGCGCGGGCGTTGCGGGCGTAGTCGGAAGGAACGATCTGGTCATGGGCGTCCAGTGTCAGCATTTTCCAGAGCGCAGGCGCCAGCACATTCACCCCCTGCGCCTTAACGCTTTCCATGTAGGCGAGCGAGCTTGTCTCCGGCGTTAGGGGTGATTCGTCCAGGAACACCGCCTGCCGGCCGAACTCAGGCATCTGGTTGATCCAGAAGAGTACATCTTCCAGCTGGAAAGACTGCGGCCATACGTGCTTCGGGTTCACGCCGGCTTCAACATAGTCCTGGATCATCTGGCGCGCATAATCTTCCTGTGAGTACTCGCCCTGCCAAGGCATATCCACCACCGGTGTCTTCAGTTCCGGGGTGAACTTCACGCCCAGGGCCTGGAACAGCTCGATGCTCTCCTTGTGGGTCATCAGGGTGCCGCGACTGGCGTAAAGATCCGTCCGCCAGTCGGCAGTGCCACCCAGGTATTCCTCAGGCGTTGTAGCCATGGGGTTGAAAGCGTCCATCTTGCCTTCGAGGGACTTGAACTCGGCAAGGGTGATGTCGCTGGTGCGACATTCGGCACGGGCTGGTGTGCCGCTGGCGGGGTCGGCGGGCACGAATGGCTGGGTGCACTTGGCGTTCAGTTCCGGCACGGTGACAATGTTTGTGGTTGTGTGCAGGTCGTTCTGGGCATGGCGGCAGACCAGTTCGCGATCGCTGGTGAAGGCGACATCACACTCAACGATGCCGGCGCCCATCTGGGCCGCGGCCACGTAGGATTCCATTGTGTGCTCCGGGAACTGGAGCGGGGCGCCCCGATGGCCAATGGAGAAATCCGTCCGCTTGACGCGGTCAGCACGGCAGGACAGCAGCTCTTCTTTTAGCGGACCCTCATCCATGTCTTCCACGAGCCAGAAGGGCCGGGGTCCAAGATGTACGGCGTTACGGTTGTGACGGATGTCTTGCTTCAGTGCTTTCAGTTTCTCTTTCAGCTTGATCAGCCCCGGTGAGGTCCGGTCTGCGCCGAAGTCATACCAGGCATGAGCCGAAGCGCTGCTGGCAAGCAAGGCTCCGCAGCACAGGAAAGACACGATCAGTGTTCGTAGATTCATCACAAGCTCCTTCTTAAGTGAATGTATACCGCCTAAAAACCGAAACGTCAGTATCGGCGGCCGGGATTACAGCCCCGTGAAGCTTCTGATGCCCCGGCCGACCTCGCGGGAAAATCTTGCATATTGCCTCCAGCGATTCGCGAGAGTGACAATGATCAGCTGTTACCGCTGGAGACTGGGGCCAATTACGCGAGATTGGACTTGGTTATAGGGGGCGGCCCCGTCATAGCGGACGGACCTGGCCATGAGGGGACGGACATGTGCAGGCAAATGGTTTTGGTCGTGCTCGTTTTGCTGGGCGGATGCAGCAGCAAAGCTGTCTACGACAATATCCAGCTGAACAACCGTCTGGCCTGCAATGAGGTTCCGCCACCGCGCTACGAAGAGTGTATTGAGCGGACAAGTCAGCCCTACGAAGCCTATGAAAGGGCGCGAAAAGAGGACGTCATCCGTGAGCGGTCCCGCACGGCTCCTGCCGCTGAAGGCACGGACTGACAACCTGGTTAACGCGGATAAATTCTGACCTGAACCGGAAACTTTTTATGACGCTGGACGAGTTGTCCGTCGCTATTCGCAGCTGCCGACGGTGCGAGCACAAACTGGCGGAATACGGCGTCGAGCCTCGCCCGATCTTCTGGGGTGCTGCGGAATATCCGGTGGTGGTGATTGGCCAGGCGCCCGGTATAACAGAATACCGGGAAAATGCGCCTTTCCAGGGTGCTGCAGGCAAATCGCTACGGGCACTTTTTGAGTCCTGCGGACTTGCCGACTTCGACCGCAAGGTCTACCAGACCTCGGTGGCAAAGTGCTTTCCTGGCCGGCAAGCGAACTCAAGTACAGACAGGAGGCCGAGCGCATCAGAAGTGAAGAACTGCGCTCCGTTTCTGGTTAGCCAGTTGGCGTTGCTGAAGCCCAGACTTATCGTCATCCTCGGCAGTCTGGCCTGGGAGAGCTTTGCTTCGATACGGGAGCGCGAAGAGCCGGGCTACTGTATGGCCCAGTTTCAGAAAAAAATCCCCAAGACGCTGCGCGTCTCCGATCTGGTCGGCCGCAGGTTCCAGTGGAAAGACGCTATTGTGCTGCCAATGATTCATCCCGCGGGTAGCGCCAACGGTGCTCGTGCAAAACACCCGAAGCTTGACCTGATGTCGAAGCGGCTTTTGCAGGAAGAGCTTGAGAAGATCTGAACGGCCGGTTTGACTGAGGCGCCTTTGGAGCTGATGACCATGGCGCCAGATTGTCCCGACTGCGTTCGGTAGTAGAGGTGCGAGAAAAAATGATAAAAGGTGAATGCCTGTGCGGCGAAGTTCAGTTCGAGATCCTGGCCGCTCTGCCCAATCTCTACCAGTGTCATTGCTCCCTGTGTCGCAAGGCAACCGGTGCAGCAGCCAATGCCGCAACATTCGCGTCCCGGGAGAATTTTCGTTGGACATCAGGTCATGCCAGGGTCAAGTCGTTCAGCAAGTCGACTGGCTACCGCAGTGATTTCTGCTCGGTGTGTGGCAGCCCGGTTCCGAACAGCCTGGGCGATACACAGCTTATGTGGATCCCGGCCGGGCTGCTTCCCGACGAGTTCACAGCGGAGATTGCTG is part of the Hydrocarboniclastica marina genome and encodes:
- a CDS encoding glycerophosphodiester phosphodiesterase family protein translates to MNLRTLIVSFLCCGALLASSASAHAWYDFGADRTSPGLIKLKEKLKALKQDIRHNRNAVHLGPRPFWLVEDMDEGPLKEELLSCRADRVKRTDFSIGHRGAPLQFPEHTMESYVAAAQMGAGIVECDVAFTSDRELVCRHAQNDLHTTTNIVTVPELNAKCTQPFVPADPASGTPARAECRTSDITLAEFKSLEGKMDAFNPMATTPEEYLGGTADWRTDLYASRGTLMTHKESIELFQALGVKFTPELKTPVVDMPWQGEYSQEDYARQMIQDYVEAGVNPKHVWPQSFQLEDVLFWINQMPEFGRQAVFLDESPLTPETSSLAYMESVKAQGVNVLAPALWKMLTLDAHDQIVPSDYARNARAAGLDLIAWTVERSGPLASGGGWYHQTISDAIDNDGDVFTVIDVLAREVGVIGVFSDWPATTTYYSNCMGLK
- a CDS encoding GFA family protein — protein: MIKGECLCGEVQFEILAALPNLYQCHCSLCRKATGAAANAATFASRENFRWTSGHARVKSFSKSTGYRSDFCSVCGSPVPNSLGDTQLMWIPAGLLPDEFTAEIAVHLHLASSAPWEREAASCLRLDAGPDSLSALSEALKPGT
- a CDS encoding uracil-DNA glycosylase produces the protein MTLDELSVAIRSCRRCEHKLAEYGVEPRPIFWGAAEYPVVVIGQAPGITEYRENAPFQGAAGKSLRALFESCGLADFDRKVYQTSVAKCFPGRQANSSTDRRPSASEVKNCAPFLVSQLALLKPRLIVILGSLAWESFASIREREEPGYCMAQFQKKIPKTLRVSDLVGRRFQWKDAIVLPMIHPAGSANGARAKHPKLDLMSKRLLQEELEKI